Proteins found in one Dehalococcoidales bacterium genomic segment:
- a CDS encoding universal stress protein, whose protein sequence is MFKKILVPLDGSELSEAALAHLSDFKKAEVILMRIKEPLDPNVIGTLDAKVALELDEAYYEEAVQYLEKIVKNLKEKGITAKTEVLTGNSADEIIKYSQKNDIDLIIMSTRGRSGLSRLVFGSVAEKVIRNSTVPILIKPPKQPKETEK, encoded by the coding sequence ATGTTTAAAAAGATTCTGGTTCCCTTAGACGGTTCGGAACTGTCGGAGGCCGCATTAGCCCATCTTAGCGATTTTAAAAAGGCGGAAGTGATTTTAATGCGGATTAAAGAACCGCTGGACCCAAATGTTATCGGAACGCTTGACGCTAAAGTCGCATTGGAATTGGACGAGGCGTATTACGAAGAGGCGGTACAATATTTGGAAAAGATTGTTAAAAACCTGAAAGAAAAAGGGATAACCGCTAAAACAGAGGTTTTAACAGGCAATTCTGCGGATGAAATTATTAAATATTCCCAAAAGAATGATATCGATCTGATTATAATGTCGACGCGCGGCAGATCAGGGCTTTCACGTTTGGTTTTTGGCAGCGTAGCGGAGAAAGTAATCAGAAACTCAACTGTTCCCATTCTGATTAAACCTCCGAAACAACCTAAAGAAACCGAAAAGTAA